The Pygocentrus nattereri isolate fPygNat1 chromosome 12, fPygNat1.pri, whole genome shotgun sequence genome includes the window TCTGGGAGGGTGAGGGTTAGCATGTGGTCCTCTGAAACACATGAACCTCTACCACATCTGATCACCGCTAACCCAACATCAATGGACAGCTCAAGATGCTTGGAGAACACTGACCGCCAGCCATTTGTCAGTTAACAGAAGCCTGTATTGACTGTTTTTGCGCTAAGTAATTGGCGCCTTTTGGACTCCTGgtcatggatggctgtggcagcTCCGGGGATCAGGCTACAGGGCCAACATGTATAAGTTGCAATTCGAGCCAAACCTTGTTGTTTTTGGCCACAATGTGCAGGGTTGAACAGAGAGTTGACACCAGACTGTTGTtacagggcagtcgtgggctggaggttagggaactggccctggaactggaaggttgctggttcaatccccagtgctgcCAGTCTGTGACAGAGGTGTcctcgagcaagacacctaacccccaattgctccccgggcaccatggatagggctgcccaccactccgggcaagtgtgctcactgccccctagtgtgtgtgtagtcactagtgtgtatgtggtgtttcacttcacggatgggttaaatgcagaggtggaatttccccgtttgtgggattaaaaaagtatcacttattgcTTGTTCAGTAGCATGTGTGTCTAATTATTTCTGCCtctttttctgtatatttttgtaTCTGCAGAACGTGAAGCTGCAGTCTCGATTTAACCAGCAGGGGTTGGAGCTGAGGCGCAGAGAGCAGCACGccaacagaatgagagaaaaactCTTTCAGTTCACTGACCGGCACAGAGACCGTGGAGCGTGTAAGACGCAATAAAAACAACTGATACTGCACATACTTACCGGCCTGGATCAGTGTCTGGCTTCAGGAAacaagaagaaccactgaagtgATGTTTGTCCTTTTATAGTATCTTTGTATCAACTTATGgaggaactccactgattttttttatatatattataaagtaAATCATGAAGATaaaagtccttcagagtggtttggtgtgaaatgctctgttctagagacacttactgagtcagaactggtGGTGAGGAGTTTAATGCCCAGTGGTTAGTGGTTATGAAAATGCTGCATGATGTCCAGGACATTGATTTATGAGAAGGTTTTAGCTTGAGTTTTTTAAATCCTTCATGGGTGCATGCAGGAAGTAAGAAGACAGAAACGCcctcaaagaaaatgtattttttcagatttatggttgatttaccatcaacattacatataaaacaggagactcgtgtaggttcactggtggttctggatagtagaTAAAGTGGCTGtatctgtgctgtagacatggtgacgtctggttcccatcaccaccactgtaaagagatctgctgagtcagcaagtttctctacagtgaaccatttcacacaaaCCCCCTGTTTGTCTCATTTTAAACCAATGGATTACTAAACTTTTTGAGAAAGTGCCCTTTTGATTCAGCCtgaaatacaaacatacatttttgaaaCCTTTTCCTTTCTGTTCATGTTAAGCACGATTCACCGTagcataaagaaaacaaaacaaaacatcaccATACACCAGGAGACAGGAGACGATCACATTAACCTATAACATCATGTTTCTCCTCTGGTTTCCACCACCATCTTCAGAGACCCTCAGTAATCCTGCATTTCACTCACTAGTACCTCACAGTGCAGAAGGAGGCTATGTTACTGTTTCTCATTCACATTGACTTTAATGACAGTTTGAAACGAGTTCAAACTGCATCATGTTAAAGTGAACATGATTAAAAAGAATAAcgttgttttttctgtttttctgcagcCATAGAGGTCATTAACGCTCTTCCAAAGCCATCAGGACGAAGGGAGCCTGTGTCCAGGACTGCAAGGGCTGATGGGAGGTGCTCTATCTCACTGACACTGTGtgttcctgtctttctttctgactGTCTTTGTCTCTGACTCTGTCACATCCTCACGCTGCCTCtagctcgcgctctctctctctctctgactctatcACTCTGACTTACACTGTCTaattctcttcctctctgtctctctctttctctttgtgtgtctctctgtgtttgtctgtctctgtgtctctctttctgtctcttccttactcactctctttgtgtgtttgtctctgtctttctttctgtgtgtgtctctcttacactctctttttgtgtttctctgactctgtgtctgtctgtctgtctgtctgtctctgactcactgtgtgtctctctctctctaaaggaAAGAGCAGGCTGTACAGCTGATGCTGGAAAGGAGGGAGGCGGAGCTTAGAGAGTCTATGAAGCTCCGCCACAGCCTCACGACTCTACTGCACGCGCTCAGAACTGACATGCAGCAAGTGAGACGGAGCCGGTTTATTTATATCTACTATTCCTCATTTTTCTTTGGAAATTGGAGGAATAATTTGAtcagaacattttaaacaaCCCCAAGCTCCAAACATACAtggtttctatcactgtatGAGACTGTTATTTATTAGTTTAATTTAGTAGCTGTTAGCAGTATCAGTGGTCGCCTTAAAGTCCGAACTGTGTCTGCACTTTTGTTCGTTTGTCTTCACCACCCCTGAAGGTGGTTAGAGTGACCCCAAAGTCACCCCAAGACGCATTACACCCCCACTCACATACTCATTTTAATGCGTGTCCAAACAGGGCCTGAGATTGATGCTGTGCTCTGTTCTGTCTGGATGTTGTGACCAAGTGAAGTTTCAGCCCTTACTTTTAGAACCTGTGGTCAGACCCTGCAGGACAGCGTGGAtgcggaggaggaggagcagcagcagcagcaagtgGACACCAGCTGGCTGGTCCAGTCAGAGCAGTCACTCGGTGATCATGTGACAGGGGGTGTGGTTCTGGAGTGGACGGAGGTGAAGAAGAGACTGAGGGAGCTGCAGTCCAAGAGTAAGAGCTataatttttccttttttttgtatcaaaaaatcataatttattttcacgCAACCGTTTTCCAACCCCAGAGAATTAAAGAGCTTGTTTTTGCTACTGTGactaattcatttaaaaagttataCAGGcggaaacacttcttataacttcaggctgaatgggtggagctaaagtgctgtaggctgagttgGTGgatacactgtatgtaaatgtcattttgtgacatcacaaaaacaaatgattcaAAACTGGTTGTCTTCACAGCCCAGTTTCCATAAATGGACTGGGGagtcttttattttggaaaaaagtgGAAACAATTTTTATGAAATGAGCCAATTaaggcaaaaaatcagatttgattATTGATCTATTAACATAAACGTAGCATAACTAGTTTAACATTAACGCTGTAAAGCAAcatctgaagtttgtttttgtattgaaaGCGTCTGTTAACGATGGCTGCATTTGTGTGCCAAGTGTGGCTGTAATTTGTGGATTTGTTATGCTCGTGTGAACGTTTAGGCACCGTTGCCGTGAGGACGGATCAGGAGAAGTTCCTGGCTCAGCTTGAAGAGGAGCTGGAGCAGAGCAGAGAGTTGGTCCGAGTTCAGCAGCAGCTACTGCAGGTCTTAAACTTAGTGTTATACACCCAGTATGGCCAACACTTCCTCCAAACAAGCCTATATAGAAACAAATATTgtgtggccattttattagaaacaccagttTTGTATCTTCATTGGCCGTTTAATCAGAAACACCAATCATATTGTTTTATACTGTAGGTTCACATTTAGACTACAGTGAAACGGTCACCAACCctagtcctggagatctaccttcctgtagAGTCTAGTTCTAGCCACAGTTTGTCACACCTGCTAATGAACTTctagtccctgattggctggttcAGATGCATTTGTGTTAGGTTCGGAGGGGGCGGTGTGTTGGATGCAAGTTGGACATAAACTCCTGAGGacagtagatctccaggaaaTCACTAATAAAGTGCTGAGTGTATGTTTAACAGAGGTTGGTCACTGACCCGTCTCCTCCCTCTCACTACCCTTTATTTTAGTTGGATATTGATGTGGCTACCAGATAGATCACTGACCACTTACTTTAGGTTGGCACTGTGAGTCTTCTATTGTAAATGCatctcttttactctttctcttctcttctcttctcttctcaggACAACGTGGACTCTCCTCTTCCAGCTGCTTTGATTGACTCCTATTATCTGGAAGAATGGGAACGGCTTCAGGACCAGTGGGTGGAGCTTAAACATCAGAGGCGGAGCTTCCAGCAAGAGAGGCAGGCTTTCACTGAAGCTGCAATCCGATTGGGCCATGaggtgagatttttttttaaaatccctGCTgtttagtggttgagatgtgaaTTGAGTctttcagagaggtttggtgtgaaatggttcattatagagacTCGGAtctcttcacagtggtgttggtgggaaccaggggtcacaatgtcttcaacacatacagccattttatttactgtccagaacCACCGGTGAGCCTACACGTGTATATAGGgaatggtgatgatggtaaaatagtggaaagtCTGAATGGGGATTCGGTATTCTCACTACGAGGGTGTTCTGATGGCGACTTCTTCGACAAACTGAGTATTCCCAGAGTACAATAGGGCACAATATTCAGTTTTCAGAAGGGGCAAAGTATTCCAAATAAGACATCAGAGTATTCCCAACAAGGAAGCGAAGTATATCCAGTGAGTGTGAGTAATATTTTCAGTGGAGAAGCCCAGTATTTCTACTGGGGGGGGTGTGAGATTCCAATTAAGGACGTGCAGTATTCCCATTGAGGGGGCACAGTGTTGACACTCTGAGAGCACACAGCATTTCCCATGAGAGGATTCTGCATTTTCACAGAGGGGCTCAAACCGTTCCGAACGAAATGGGTTACTATACCAACTGATGAGGGCACAGTATTTACTCTGAAGATTCAGAATTCCCAAGCTAATGGGAGCCATATTCCCATGGAGGGGTGCAGCATTCCCAAAAAATGGCAGCAGTGTTCTATTCCAGTTTAGACCCCTGTTCTGGTGAGTGCCAGGCTGTGTTGTATATCTAGAACACTGTATTTCTACATCTTGACCATCAGTGGTGAACTTAATGAGAATAATGTATCACTATTGTCTCAACCACCAACCATATGGACCTCTTTTCATTCCCCATTAGGGATTAGAATATGTTCTGTAATATTCCCACAATATGTCCACTTCTTGAGGCAGTATGGAAAATGGGTGTTAAGTGGCTGAAGTAATAatgtaaactgtgtgtgtgtgtgtgtgtgtgtgtgtgtgtgtgtagaggtgTGTGTTTCAGCAGCAGAAGGCGGCCCTCATGAAGCAGCAGTTCCTCACTACGTCTCCAATAATGAAGACCAGCCACTCAAACAGGAGGGAGAGCACAGCACTCGGAGAGCTGCGTACGTATGAAGCGCTGCACCAGCACCACCGTGAACAAACACAGGCTGAACAGCTTCACACTCACTGActacagctctgtgtgtgtgtgtgtgtgtgtgtgtgtgtgtgtgtgtgtgtgtgtgtgtgtaggagtggCAGCTCCAGATAGCCTGGCTCTGTCCCCCTGTGCTCCTATCACTCCCTCTTCTGAGGGGTCAGAGGTCACGCCTAGGTCAGCTCAGAACATTATGACCCCCAGCACTCCGGAACTTTACTCTGTTCTACAGCTCAACTACTgcaggttctctctctctctctctctctctctctctctctctctctctctctctctctctctctctctctctctctctctctctacctctctctctctctacctctctctctctctacctctctctctctctctctctacctctctttctctctctctctacctctctctctctctctctctctacctctctctctctctctctctacctctctctctacctctctctctctacctctctctgtctgtctctctgtctctctaacgctatctctctctctcaggtcagTGGAGAGTCCTCCTCCTTTTCAGAAGGAGCCACTGGAAGGAGTTTTCAGCCCTGAGCACCAAAACATGGATGATTGGCCTTTTTAGTCCAAACCCAGgcctgtctgtatgtgtatttatCACTTTGTGGGGACCAGATCCTCTCTGTGCTGAGCTCATGACATTACTGCTGTCTGTGAGGCTGCAGCTTTTATTATAAGCAGTAAAAGTGGCCAAAGCTGCTGATTTGgttggggtaaggttgggtgaaGCATGGCAGCATTTGCACACTTTACACTCAGTAGTTTATACTTGTTTATGTGAATGGTTTCTTGCGCCAGTTCTCTCTGAATTTATGTATTGACTAAATAAAATTCTTGACATTATCAGCGTCGTGTATTATGTTTGACTGGTTGTGCTTCAGAAATCTTgccgtttttattttttggtgctGACTCAAAACCCGGTAATCAAATGATGGTGCGACTATTGATAAAGTTGATTTGTATCAGAAATCAACTAATTTTCCCTCTGTGACATTTGAACGAAACATGGCATGAGGGGCTCTGAGCTAGCATTGCTTAGCGTTTTTCTCTCCATGATAGGTGGGAGGGATGACGGgggtgaaacatgatattaactggaattccaaaatttctgcacagttaagtggttaagatgtaaacagtcagacTTCAAATCACCAGTGAATTGGCAGTGGTCAATTTTaaaccccctctttgaaagtaTGTGTTGTGCggagtgaggagctgaacttttctcttctctcctgtcaCTGACGGcgggccgggtcgcctacagagcaccactagtagTCTGTTCATGAAGTGATGTTTCCCTTTTCGTAGATTCGGGTCCGTTTCAACCACCACCCCTTGCAACTCCGTTCCAAGGatttagggtgacactcaaaaacaatgGCTAGGGGTGAGAAGAAGAAACGGGACTGGGCCTTATGGtccgaattgttcacagtggtggtgataggaaccagacgtccacctctaaaagctccctcgtGGAAaagtattacatgaaatggttatgaattcagtGCCTGATGTGTGGCGAAGTCTAATAACAGTCTTGAGATCAGAACTAGGCTAATGTGTTTGGTGGAGAGACACAAGGATTGGTGAAGCAAAATGGAACAAATAAATGAACGTAGAGTTCATATTACAGTCACTTAGTTTCTAAAATATGATACAAGATGAAAGGGGGAAGGTTACTTTAAAAGCTGTGGATCAACTGCTTTGGGTGCTTCTCAGGGCCAAAAGTTCACGGTTATTGATGTTTAGCCCCGCCCAACATGAAGCTCCGCCCCGCAGTCGAGCTGAGAAAGCAAAGCCGAGGACCGTTCGTTAAGCCTGGGGGGCGTGGCTACACCTGTAGGCCCGCCTTCGCTTTCCAGCGTGAGCTTATTAACGGCTGCCGAATTGAAAAGGGGCGGGGCTCGACCGACAGATAATAAGGTGGGCGTGGTTTATCAATGAGCATCGTCTTCACGTGCTGGGATTGTCCCGCTGCACCTGCGAGGCGACAGCTGGAGATCCCGCAGAGAAAGGTCAGTGTGGCGGTCAGGGAGAAGATGAGTGGCCCGCCGTGCGGACGTGTGTTTAATAGCAGCTCCTCACGCAGCACAGCTGCGTTACCCTCACGTGACCTCCTCCTGACCCCCTCGCGGTTGGTGGGCTGTGTAAAGCGAGTTAGTTTTAAAGTTTGTAGAGTTAAAACTCCCGGGAACCACACAGGAGCTCGAGGGGTCCCAGAGGGGCTCGCCGAGAGTTTAATGTGTGAAAAACTTTCTGTTTCACAGAAAACACCGAACACCTGTTTCCTTCAGCGGCTAATGGAGATCACGCTACCTGCACGCTTCAATTTCCATACCGCTCTGTGATTGGTGCACACCGAGCCATGCGCGGGGCACGTGAACCGCCTTTAATCTTGGTGCCTCCGGAGGGTGGAAATATTGGTGGTGTTCATGCTGGCGGTGTTGATTTTGATGATGGTTTACTGGTAAAGCGGATGGTGGTGTTCGTGTTGATGGTTCACTGTTAAAGCGGATGGTGGTGTTCGTGTTGATGGTTCACTGTTAAAGCGGATGGTGGTGTTCGTGTTGATGGTTCACTGTTAAAGCGGATGGTGGTGTTCGTGTTGATGGTTCACTGTTAAAGCGGATGGTGGTGTTCGTGTTGATGGTTCACTGTTAAAGCGGATGGTGGTGTTCATGTTGATGGTTTACTGTTAAAGCAGATGGTGGTGTTCATGTTGATGGTTTACTGTTAAAGCAGATGGTGGTGTTCGTGTTGATGGTTCACTGTTAAAGTGGATGGTGGTGTTCGTGTTGATGGTTTACTGGTAAAGCGGATGGTGGTGTTCATGTTGATGGTTTACTGTTAAAGCAGATGGTGGTGTTCGTGTTGATGGTTCACTGTTAAAGCGGATGGTGGTGTTCGTGTTGATGGTTCACTGTTAAAGCGGATGGTGGTGTTCGTGTTGATGGTTCACTGTTAAAGCGGATGGTGGTGTTCGTGTTGATGGTTTACTGGTAAAGAGGATGGTGGTGTTCGTGTTGATGGTTCACTGTTAAAGCGGATGGTGGTGTTCGTGTTGATGGTTTACTGGTAAAGCGGATGGTGGTGTTCGTGTTGATGGTTTACTGGTAAAGCGGATGGTGGTGTTCGTGTTGATGGTTTACTGGTAAAGCGGATGGTGGTGTTCGTGTTGATGGTTTACTGGTAAAGCGGATGGTGGTGTTCGTGTTGATGGTTTACTGGTAAAGCGGATGGTGGTGTTCGTGTTGATGGTTTACTGGTAAAGCGGATGGTGGTGTTCGTGTTGATGGTTCACTGGTAAAGCGGATGGTGGTGTTCGTGTTGATGGTTCACTGTTAAAGCGGATGGTGGTGTTCGTGTTGATGGTTTACTGGTAAAGCGGATGGTGGTGTTCGTGTTGATGGTTTACTGGTAAAGCGGATGGTGGTGTTCGTGTTGATGGTTTACTGGTAAAGCGGATGGTGGTGTTCGTGTTGATGGTTTACTGGTAAAGCGGATGGTGGTGTTCGTGTTGATGGTTTACTGGTAAAGCGGATGGTGGTGTTCGTGTTGATGGTTTACTGGTAAAGCGGATGGTGGTGTTCGTGTTGATGGTTTTCTGGTAAAGCGGATGGTGGTGTTCGTGTTGATGGTTTACTGGTAAAGCGGATGGTGGTGTTCGTGTTGATGGTTTACTGGTAAAGCGGATGGTGGTGTTCGTGTTGATGGTTTACTGGTAAAGCGGATGGTGGTGTTCGTGTTGATGGTTCACTGTTAAAGCGGATGGTGGTGTTCGTGTTGATGGTTCACTGGTAAAGCGGATGGTGGTGTTCGTGTTGATGGTTCACTGGTAAAGCGGATGGTGGTGTTCGTGTTGATGGTTCACTGGTAAAGCGGATGGTGGTGTTCGTGTTGATGGTTCACTGGTAAAGCGGATGGTGGTGTTCGTGTTGATGGTTCACTGGTAAAGCGGATGGTGGTGTTCGTGTTGATGGTTCACTGGTAAAGCGGATGGTGGTGTTCGTGTTGATAGTTCACTGGTAAAGCGGATGGTGGTGTTCGTGTTGATGGTTCACTGGTAAAGCGGATGGTGGTGTTCGTGTTGATGGTTCACTGGTAAAGCGGATGGTGGTGTTCGTGTTGATGGTTCACTGGTAAAGCGGATGGTGGTGTTCGTGTTGATGGTTTACTGGTAAAGCGGATGGTGGTGTTCGTGTTGGTGTTGGTTTTGATGATGGTTTGCTGTTAAAGCAGATGGTGGTGTTCATGTTGATGGTTTACTGGTAAAGCGGATGGTGGTGTTCATGTTGATGGTTTACTGGTAAAGCGGATGGTGGTGTTCATGTTGATGGTTTACTGGTAAAGCGGATGGTGGTGTTCATGTTGATGGTTTACTGGTAAAGCGGATGGTGGTGTTCATGTTGGTGTTGGTTTTGATGATGGTTTGCTGTTAAAGCAGATGGTGGTGTTCATGTTGATGGTTTACTGGTAAAGCGGATGGTGGTGTTCATGTTGATGGTTTACTGGTAAAGCGGATGGTGGTGTTCATGTTGATGGTTTACTGGTAAAGCGGATGGTGGTGTTCATGTTGATGGTTTACTGGTAAAGCGGATGGTGGTGTTCATGTTGATGGTTTACTGGTAAAGCGGATGGTGGTGTTCATGTTGATGGTTTACTGGTAAAGCGGATGGTGGTGTTCATGTTGATGGTTTACTGGTAAAGCGGATGGTGGTGTTCATGTTGATGGTTTACTGGTAAAGCGGATGGTGGTGTTCATGTTGATGGTTTACTGGTAAAGCGGATGGTGGTGTTCATGTTGATGGTTTACTGGTAAAGCGGGAGGCGGTGTTCATGTTGATGGTTTACTGGTAAAGCGGATGGCGGTGTTCATGTTGATGGTTTACTGGTAAAGCGGATGGCGGTGTTCATGTTGATGGTTTACTGGTAAAGCGGATGGCGGTGTTCATGTTGATGGTTTACTGGTAAAGCGGATGGCGGTGTTCATGTTGATGGTTTACTGGTAAAGCGGATGGCGGTGTTCATGTTGATGGTTTACTGGTAAAGCGGATGGCGGTGTTCATGTTGATGGTTTACTGGTAAAGCGGATGGCGGTGTTCATGTTGATGGTTTACTGGTAAAGCGGATGGCGGTGTTCATGTTGATGGTTTACTGGTAAAGCGGATGGCGGTGTTCATGTTGATGGTTTGCTGTTAAAGCGGATGGCGGTGTTCATGTTGATGGTTTGCTGTTAAAGCGGATGGCGGTGTTCATGTTGATGGTTTACTGGTAAAGTGGATGGCGGTGTTCATGTTGATGGTGTTGGTTTTGATGATGGTTTGCTGTTAAAGCAGATGGCGGTGTTCATGTTGATGGTGTTGGTTTTGATGATGGTTCACTGTTAAAGCGGATGGCGGTGTTCATGTTGTTGGTGTTGATTTTGGTGTTATTTTTTCATACTGGGGTTGTTGATGTTAACGTTATTAGTCTTACTGTTGGTGCTGATATTTGTGTCAAAATTGATGTTGATCGTTGATGTGTTTGGAGTTGATGATGTAATTGGTGTTGTAGGTATTAATATTGCTGTTGGTGTTGTAGATGATTTTTGATGATGTTAATGTTGAAGTAGTTGatggtgttgttgtttttgatgtTAATGATGTTGTTAAAGTTGGTGTTAATATTGCTGTTAGTGTTGATTTTGATGTCATTGGTTTTGGTGATTACATCAATATCAACATCAAAATAATGTTGAAGTAGGTGATGGTGTTTACAAAGTTGTGGTTAATGTTGATAGAGTTaatgatgttgattttgaggttGTTGATGTTGCTGGTGTTGATGTAGCTGTGgttaatgttattaatgttgATGTAGCTGGCTTTTAAATAGTCGTTGATGGTGTTAATGTTGCTGTTGATGTTGCTGTTGCAGTGCTCACTCTCAGGTTGTGCTGATGGAGCCCTCTGAGCAGAAGCAGAAGTGCTTTGATCCATGGCGTGACTACCTGGGCCTCGCAGACCTGGTCACAGCCATGCGGACAGCCAACTCGAGAGTTCCAGAAGTTCCCTCCGAGCAAGCTTCTGGGTTTGGTTGGAACGATTGGCCACCATCACCAGTCTCTCCACCTTCGTTATCCTCATCACCATCTTCATCCTCGGGGCATAGTGGCATCATTGAATGGCAAGTCTCTTCAGTTCACTTTTCACATCGTGTGAGCCATGAGCATCAAGCATCACCACCAATCAGAGAGTTGACGTCACCTGGAAGTGTTTCCTATTCCTACTGGATGTCATCGCCAGTCAGACAGGAGAAGCGAACTTCAGCCAACAACTCAAGACCATCGGATAAATTTTTCTACTGGGTGTCATCCCCAGCCAGACGGAGGAAGCATGTGGTCAGTAACTGCTCGACACCACCCAGTAGCGTTTCATCTTCCTGTCCAGAGGAGAAACAgccccagcagcagcagtgtgGCTTCTGCAAGCATAATGGTGAGTCAGAGAGTGTGTTCACCTCCCACCGGCTCAAGGATCACAGCGGTTCAGTCATCTGCCCTTATTTAAGCCGCTACATGTGTCCAGAGTGTGGTGCCACAGGAGCGCATGCCCACACCCTCCGCTTCTGCCCCCTGGTGGACAGCACGTACAGCTCAGTGTACAACAAATCAGGGGGACAAgacaaaaaaaggcaaaaatgaaaagaaaatcacGTGAGCAGGTGGGAGTTTTGCAAAGTGGTGGTGTTTTACAGAGCTGGATTTTTACTGCAGTTGGATAATTTAGGCCCAAAGTTGGAGACTGTCCAATGGGAATGTCCCTCAGCTTGGGCAGGCTTGGCTTTAAGCTGAAGTCATCTGGCTGACccgagaaatcctgctttgtgaaagaTCCCCAGCAGGGTATTTCACAAGAGGAAGGGGGAATTCTCAGTTTAACGTAAACTGATAACGTAACTGATAACAGATAACGTAAGCCTAAACTCAAGCCTGTCCAAAAAACAGAAGAGCTGAGGGACAGTCCTTACCATTAGGCTTACCTGTCTAATTtagaaatgtgaaataaaccCCAGAACAAGAATCCTGTATAGTTAAAACAAGAACATGACCAGGAAAagacaaaaggaaaaacaaaaatagtgaccaggagggaaaagaaagaacatGTGTCCATAGTTCAAAATAACATGACTTTTCCCTTCATGTAAAGCTCCCCAGTAGCTGGCTGTAGGGGAAAGTGCTTTTTTACCTTTGTTCACTCTGATTTGGTTTGCAACAAGAAGGTGATGTGACATTGACACCTTACTGCTACTTTTAATCTAAAGATTATGCTATAGTGCTTTTacgtttttcctttttccacaAGAAAACATCTCACTGAAGAAAATACAGTttgcttgattcaaatgtgatcTTGTAACATAATGAACCTCTTTAAACGCAAGCGGTGGCCGAATTTGGAATAAAGTGAGCGCAAAAAAACTTACATTTATCACAAGTAGGAAATATACTGGAACAGCatatcattatttttaagtttGATAACTTTTTGGCAGTAATTATGTTGGTCATGTGCAAACATTTGGGTCAagttccatgttttgttgatttaagtgaaaataagtgaacacatcgtctacagagaacacactactgcgtttttttaaaaatacaaagttAGAGAATGTAACacatttgagggaaaaaaataaaatattaa containing:
- the si:ch211-286b5.4 gene encoding afadin- and alpha-actinin-binding protein B isoform X2, with the translated sequence MAYRHGGRPPVSSCRVQEASEIQTTHVSLQASPPCSASYGILQEEKKEKNSSLQLIEKDQYITRLQETLRLEREKNVKLQSRFNQQGLELRRREQHANRMREKLFQFTDRHRDRGASIEVINALPKPSGRREPVSRTARADGRKEQAVQLMLERREAELRESMKLRHSLTTLLHALRTDMQQTLQDSVDAEEEEQQQQQVDTSWLVQSEQSLGDHVTGGVVLEWTEVKKRLRELQSKSTVAVRTDQEKFLAQLEEELEQSRELVRVQQQLLQDNVDSPLPAALIDSYYLEEWERLQDQWVELKHQRRSFQQERQAFTEAAIRLGHERCVFQQQKAALMKQQFLTTSPIMKTSHSNRRESTALGELRVAAPDSLALSPCAPITPSSEGSEVTPRSAQNIMTPSTPELYSVLQLNYCRSVESPPPFQKEPLEGVFSPEHQNMDDWPF
- the si:ch211-286b5.4 gene encoding afadin- and alpha-actinin-binding protein B isoform X1, translating into MAYRHGGRPPVSSCRVQEASEIQTTHVSLQASPPCSASYGILQEEKKEKNSSLQEQLIEKDQYITRLQETLRLEREKNVKLQSRFNQQGLELRRREQHANRMREKLFQFTDRHRDRGASIEVINALPKPSGRREPVSRTARADGRKEQAVQLMLERREAELRESMKLRHSLTTLLHALRTDMQQTLQDSVDAEEEEQQQQQVDTSWLVQSEQSLGDHVTGGVVLEWTEVKKRLRELQSKSTVAVRTDQEKFLAQLEEELEQSRELVRVQQQLLQDNVDSPLPAALIDSYYLEEWERLQDQWVELKHQRRSFQQERQAFTEAAIRLGHERCVFQQQKAALMKQQFLTTSPIMKTSHSNRRESTALGELRVAAPDSLALSPCAPITPSSEGSEVTPRSAQNIMTPSTPELYSVLQLNYCRSVESPPPFQKEPLEGVFSPEHQNMDDWPF
- the nanos3 gene encoding nanos homolog 3; the protein is MEPSEQKQKCFDPWRDYLGLADLVTAMRTANSRVPEVPSEQASGFGWNDWPPSPVSPPSLSSSPSSSSGHSGIIEWQVSSVHFSHRVSHEHQASPPIRELTSPGSVSYSYWMSSPVRQEKRTSANNSRPSDKFFYWVSSPARRRKHVVSNCSTPPSSVSSSCPEEKQPQQQQCGFCKHNGESESVFTSHRLKDHSGSVICPYLSRYMCPECGATGAHAHTLRFCPLVDSTYSSVYNKSGGQDKKRQK